In Rathayibacter sp. VKM Ac-2762, one DNA window encodes the following:
- a CDS encoding DUF3043 domain-containing protein encodes MAKHPIATDTPDDAGSPGSGKGRPTPTRREQELARKRPLVVTDRKQAARDAREKAAVSREQARIGLAAGDQRYLPLRDKGPQRKFVRDWVDARFSLGEFLIPVMVVVLLLSFFPQPELQYATLVILWVFFLLAVIDCILLGMRMRRKLAERYGADKVEKGIRWYAAMRALQLRVMRLPKPQVKRRAFPE; translated from the coding sequence GTGGCCAAGCACCCGATCGCAACCGACACGCCCGACGACGCCGGCTCCCCCGGCTCCGGGAAGGGCCGGCCGACGCCGACCCGGCGCGAGCAGGAGCTGGCCCGCAAGCGTCCGCTGGTCGTCACCGACCGCAAGCAGGCCGCCCGCGACGCCCGCGAGAAGGCCGCCGTGTCGCGCGAGCAGGCCCGCATCGGCCTGGCCGCCGGCGACCAGCGCTACCTGCCGCTGCGTGACAAGGGTCCCCAGCGCAAGTTCGTGCGCGACTGGGTCGACGCGCGCTTCAGCCTCGGCGAGTTCCTCATCCCGGTGATGGTCGTCGTCCTGCTGCTGAGCTTCTTCCCGCAGCCGGAGCTGCAGTACGCGACGCTCGTCATCCTCTGGGTGTTCTTCCTCCTCGCGGTGATCGACTGCATCCTCCTCGGCATGCGGATGCGCCGGAAGCTCGCCGAGCGCTACGGCGCCGACAAGGTCGAGAAGGGCATCCGCTGGTACGCCGCGATGCGCGCCCTCCAGCTGCGCGTCATGCGACTGCCGAAGCCCCAGGTCAAGCGCCGCGCCTTCCCCGAGTAG
- the nrdR gene encoding transcriptional regulator NrdR: MFCPFCRHPDSRVIDSRTSDDGLSIRRRRQCPSCGRRFSTTETASLVVIKRSGVVEPFSREKIVSGVRKACQGRPVTDTDLAVLAQRVEESIRSTGASQIDANDIGLAILPPLRELDEVAYLRFASVYQAFDSLDDFESAITLLRAERTSVPHSADEI, encoded by the coding sequence ATGTTCTGCCCCTTCTGCCGGCACCCCGACTCCCGAGTGATCGACTCGCGCACGAGCGACGACGGCCTCTCGATCCGCCGCCGCCGGCAGTGCCCGTCGTGCGGCCGGCGCTTCTCGACGACCGAGACCGCGAGCCTCGTCGTGATCAAGCGCAGCGGAGTCGTGGAACCGTTCAGCCGCGAGAAGATCGTCAGCGGCGTCAGGAAGGCCTGCCAGGGCCGACCCGTCACCGACACCGATCTGGCCGTCCTCGCGCAGCGGGTGGAGGAGAGCATCCGCTCCACGGGCGCGTCGCAGATCGACGCGAACGACATCGGCCTCGCCATCCTGCCGCCGCTGCGCGAGCTCGACGAGGTCGCCTACCTCCGCTTCGCGAGCGTCTACCAGGCGTTCGACTCGCTGGACGACTTCGAGTCTGCGATCACCCTGCTCCGCGCCGAGCGCACCTCCGTGCCCCACAGCGCCGACGAGATCTGA
- a CDS encoding dipeptidase, producing the protein MAHDAPTPPALSSDEEAVLAAVRDDLPRSLAQLGQLVRIPSVSWDGFDATRVAASAEAIAELARETGVFDDVAIHSATIDGTDVLGQPAVLATRAARNGAPTVLLYAHHDVQPQGAESAWETPPFEPTVRGDRLYGRGAADDKAGVVSHLAAVRALREVAGEDHDLGLVLFIEGEEEFGSRSFPTFLREHHDALRADAIIVADSDNWDVDTPALTVGLRGNVTLTLTVSTLAHASHSGMLGGAVPDAMLAAVRLLATLWNEDGSVAVAGLTEHDGAVPETTEEDLRRDSGLLDGVSPIGTGAILSRLWSKPAVTVTGIDAPSVVDASNTLVPSVRVKISARIAPGQDAEEAFAAIESHLRANSPFGAHLAIEDVDTGSPFLVDATGWAVDLVKGAMADAWGREPLETGIGGSIPFIADLVREFPEAQILVTGVEDPDSRAHSPNESLHLGVFKRAAQTEALFLLRAAAHRD; encoded by the coding sequence ATGGCTCACGACGCTCCGACTCCGCCCGCACTCTCCTCCGACGAGGAGGCCGTCCTCGCCGCCGTCCGCGACGATCTGCCGCGCTCGCTCGCCCAGCTCGGGCAGCTCGTGCGGATCCCGTCCGTCTCGTGGGACGGCTTCGACGCCACCCGCGTGGCCGCCAGCGCCGAGGCCATCGCCGAGCTCGCGCGCGAGACGGGCGTCTTCGACGACGTCGCGATCCACAGCGCCACGATCGACGGCACCGACGTGCTCGGCCAGCCTGCCGTCCTGGCCACCCGCGCCGCCCGCAACGGAGCGCCGACCGTCCTCCTCTACGCCCACCACGACGTGCAGCCGCAGGGCGCCGAGTCGGCGTGGGAGACGCCTCCGTTCGAGCCGACCGTGCGCGGCGACCGCCTGTACGGGCGCGGTGCCGCCGACGACAAGGCCGGAGTCGTGTCCCACCTCGCCGCGGTGCGCGCACTCCGCGAGGTCGCGGGCGAGGACCACGACCTCGGGCTCGTCCTCTTCATCGAGGGGGAGGAGGAGTTCGGGTCGCGCTCGTTCCCGACCTTCCTCCGCGAGCACCACGACGCACTCCGCGCGGATGCGATCATCGTCGCCGACAGCGACAACTGGGACGTCGACACCCCCGCGCTGACGGTGGGCCTGCGCGGCAACGTCACCCTCACCCTCACCGTCAGCACTCTCGCGCACGCCTCGCACTCGGGCATGCTCGGCGGAGCGGTCCCGGACGCGATGCTCGCGGCGGTCCGCCTGCTCGCGACGCTCTGGAACGAGGACGGCTCGGTCGCCGTCGCAGGCCTCACCGAGCACGATGGAGCGGTGCCCGAGACGACCGAGGAGGACCTCCGCCGCGACTCCGGGCTGCTCGACGGGGTCTCGCCGATCGGCACCGGCGCGATCCTCTCGCGCCTGTGGTCGAAGCCGGCCGTCACGGTCACCGGGATCGACGCGCCCAGCGTCGTCGACGCCTCCAACACCCTCGTCCCGTCCGTGCGCGTGAAGATCAGTGCCCGCATCGCCCCCGGCCAGGACGCGGAGGAGGCGTTCGCCGCCATCGAGAGCCACCTGCGGGCGAACTCCCCGTTCGGCGCCCACCTCGCGATCGAGGACGTCGACACCGGCAGCCCGTTCCTGGTCGACGCGACCGGCTGGGCCGTGGACCTGGTGAAGGGCGCGATGGCGGACGCCTGGGGACGCGAGCCCCTCGAGACCGGGATCGGCGGGAGCATCCCGTTCATCGCCGACCTCGTGCGCGAGTTCCCCGAGGCGCAGATCCTCGTCACCGGTGTCGAGGACCCCGACTCGCGCGCGCACAGCCCCAACGAGTCGCTGCACCTGGGCGTCTTCAAGCGCGCCGCGCAGACCGAGGCGCTGTTCCTGCTCCGCGCCGCCGCTCACCGCGACTGA
- a CDS encoding quinone-dependent dihydroorotate dehydrogenase produces MYPLLFRTVLRRLDPERAHHLSFPVIRALGALAPVLRRTTVPRGTPAVETLGLRFETPFGVAAGFDKDATAVLGFGALGFGHVEVGTLTARAQPGNDRPRLFRLIADRAVVNRMGFNNHGAEAAALRLIRLRSARRRPVIGVNIGKSRVVEVDDAIEDYLISTRLLAPLADYLVVNVSSPNTPGLRGLQEIDRLEPLLAAVKDAADTTPLLVKIAPDLSDDEVGRVAELAVRLSLDGIIATNTTLSREGLSTDRAVVEAAGAGGLSGAPLAARSLEVLRVIRGVVPAAFCVISVGGVETAEDVRERLDAGATLVQGYTAFIYRGLLWARDINRGLARAS; encoded by the coding sequence GTGTACCCGCTCCTGTTCCGCACCGTCCTGCGCCGCCTCGACCCGGAGCGGGCGCACCACCTGAGCTTCCCGGTGATCCGGGCCCTCGGAGCCCTCGCTCCGGTCCTGCGCCGGACCACCGTCCCGCGCGGAACGCCCGCGGTCGAGACGCTCGGGCTCCGCTTCGAGACCCCGTTCGGCGTCGCGGCCGGCTTCGACAAGGACGCCACCGCGGTGCTGGGCTTCGGTGCGCTCGGCTTCGGACACGTCGAGGTCGGGACCCTGACCGCGCGGGCGCAGCCGGGCAACGACCGGCCGCGCCTCTTCCGGCTGATCGCGGACCGCGCCGTCGTCAACCGGATGGGCTTCAACAACCACGGGGCCGAGGCCGCGGCGCTGCGGCTGATCCGGCTGCGCAGCGCGCGCCGCCGCCCCGTGATCGGCGTCAACATCGGCAAGAGCCGGGTGGTCGAGGTGGACGACGCGATCGAGGACTATCTGATCAGCACGCGCCTTCTCGCGCCGCTCGCCGACTACCTCGTCGTGAACGTCAGCTCGCCGAACACCCCCGGGCTCCGCGGCCTGCAGGAGATCGACCGCCTCGAGCCGCTCCTCGCGGCAGTCAAGGACGCCGCCGACACGACGCCCCTGCTGGTCAAGATCGCCCCCGACCTCTCCGACGACGAGGTCGGCCGGGTCGCCGAGCTCGCCGTCCGCCTGAGTCTGGACGGGATCATCGCGACCAACACGACGCTCTCCCGGGAGGGCCTCTCGACCGATCGTGCCGTGGTCGAGGCGGCCGGCGCCGGCGGCCTCTCCGGTGCCCCGCTGGCCGCGCGCTCGCTCGAGGTGCTCCGCGTGATCCGCGGCGTCGTCCCCGCGGCCTTCTGCGTGATCTCCGTCGGAGGAGTCGAGACGGCCGAGGACGTGCGCGAGCGCCTCGACGCGGGCGCCACCCTCGTCCAGGGCTACACCGCCTTCATCTACCGCGGGCTCCTGTGGGCTCGGGACATCAACCGGGGACTGGCCCGCGCCTCCTGA
- the hisD gene encoding histidinol dehydrogenase has protein sequence MIQTLDLRGRRPSSAELLALVPRNPGTSASVGPVVAELIADVRERGAEALLDQAERLDGVRPPHLRVPAEQIAEALDRLDPAIRSALEEAIARVRRASAAQIPPPRTTELDDGATVTQRWQPVARAGLYVPGGKAVYPSSVVMNAVPAQAAGVASIALVSPPQKAFGGSVHPTILAAAALLGIDEVYAVGGAGAVAALAYGVDSIGLDPVSIITGPGNVWVTTAKRQVLGQVGIDSEAGPTEILVIADDSADPRLVAADLVSQAEHDEAASAVLVTDSAELAAAVEREVAVQAAATHHAERVAIALDGPQSALVIVDDLELACAFSDAYGPEHLELHTADPVATAERIHDAGAIFLGPTTPVSLGDYLAGSNHVLPTLGQARFSSGLGAYTFLRPQQLISYDRGALERVAPHIRALSDAEALPAHGDAVDARFA, from the coding sequence ATGATCCAGACTCTCGACCTCCGCGGCCGTCGTCCCTCCTCCGCCGAGCTCCTCGCCCTCGTGCCCCGCAATCCGGGCACCTCCGCCTCCGTCGGGCCCGTCGTCGCCGAGCTGATCGCCGACGTCCGAGAACGCGGCGCGGAGGCGCTCCTCGACCAGGCGGAGCGGCTGGACGGCGTGCGCCCCCCGCACCTCCGCGTGCCCGCCGAGCAGATCGCCGAGGCGCTCGACCGCCTCGACCCGGCCATCCGCAGCGCACTCGAGGAGGCGATCGCGCGCGTCCGCCGCGCCAGCGCCGCGCAGATCCCCCCGCCCCGGACCACCGAGCTCGACGACGGCGCCACGGTCACCCAGCGCTGGCAGCCCGTCGCCCGCGCCGGGCTGTACGTCCCCGGCGGCAAGGCGGTCTACCCGTCGAGCGTCGTCATGAACGCCGTGCCCGCGCAGGCCGCCGGAGTCGCCTCCATCGCCCTGGTCTCGCCGCCGCAGAAGGCGTTCGGCGGCTCCGTCCACCCCACGATCCTCGCGGCGGCCGCTCTGCTCGGCATCGACGAGGTCTACGCGGTCGGAGGCGCCGGAGCCGTCGCCGCGCTGGCCTACGGCGTCGACTCGATCGGGCTGGATCCCGTCAGCATCATCACCGGGCCGGGCAACGTCTGGGTCACCACCGCGAAGCGCCAGGTGCTCGGCCAGGTCGGCATCGACTCCGAGGCGGGCCCGACCGAGATCCTCGTGATCGCCGACGACTCCGCCGACCCGCGCCTGGTCGCCGCCGACCTGGTCAGCCAGGCCGAGCACGACGAGGCCGCCTCCGCCGTCCTGGTCACCGACAGCGCCGAGCTCGCCGCCGCCGTCGAGCGCGAGGTCGCCGTCCAGGCCGCCGCCACCCACCACGCGGAGCGCGTGGCCATCGCGCTCGACGGCCCGCAGTCCGCGCTCGTGATCGTCGACGACCTCGAGCTCGCCTGCGCGTTCAGCGACGCCTACGGCCCCGAGCACCTCGAGCTGCACACGGCCGACCCCGTCGCGACCGCCGAGCGGATCCACGACGCCGGCGCGATCTTCCTCGGCCCGACCACCCCGGTGAGCCTGGGCGACTACCTCGCCGGCTCCAACCACGTGCTCCCGACCCTCGGGCAGGCGCGCTTCTCCTCCGGGCTCGGCGCCTACACCTTCCTCCGGCCGCAGCAGCTGATCTCGTACGACCGCGGTGCGCTCGAGCGCGTCGCCCCGCACATCCGCGCTCTCAGCGACGCCGAGGCGTTGCCCGCCCACGGCGACGCCGTCGACGCCCGCTTCGCCTGA